The Fragaria vesca subsp. vesca linkage group LG2, FraVesHawaii_1.0, whole genome shotgun sequence genome includes a window with the following:
- the LOC101299154 gene encoding double-stranded RNA-binding protein 2-like, with translation MYKNQLQELAQRSCFNLPSYTCIREGPDHAPRFKATVNFNGEIFESPHYCNTLRQAEHSAAEVALNYLSNRGPSHSLAARILDETGVYKNLLQEIAQRVGAPLPQYTTFRSGLGHLPVFTGTVELAGITFTGDSAKNKKQAEKNAAMAAWSSLKQLAKETASSSSEHENNDELEQITIARALLNYRLKEKMSMANPSGPILFPKKFPAQNPRPTSPQPPSAMTSKILPLICQKQAPRSRFQSNASNATNESLVPSSHSSPVESRWTRPQRFPAAGAVPYVPIRQMRTPCHRMAPPVTIRTSVPVFSAPPLPPPPGLHRQTMCVPPIRVAPPVTMRQAVPVFAAPPVRRDDSKKDDLPTSRKEESPIVPKEAAPAVIAPAVTAAASPAVIAPPLPNKSIAQVVEKSGSTSANDLQESKTVQGLEQLKI, from the exons ATGTACAAGAACCAGCTGCAAGAGCTGGCCCAAAGGAGCTGCTTCAATTTGCCTTCCTACACGTGCATTCGGGAAGGTCCCGACCACGCGCCTCGCTTCAAGGCCACCGTCAACTTTAACGGCGAGATCTTCGAGAGCCCTCACTACTGCAACACTCTCCGTCAGGCCGAGCACTCCGCCGCCGAAGTCGCCCTCAACTACCTCTCCAACCGCGGTCCCTCTCACTCCCTCGCTGCCAGGATACTG GATGAGACGGGGGTTTACAAGAACCTCTTGCAGGAAATTGCTCAAAGAGTTGGAGCTCCATTACCACAGTACACGACATTCAGGTCTGGCCTCGGGCACCTACCTGTTTTTACCGGGACAGTTGAATTGGCTGGAATCACATTTACAGGGGACTCAGCCAAGAACAAAAAACAAGCAGAGAAGAATGCTGCAATGGCAGCTTGGTCATCTCTGAAACAAT TGGCAAAAGAGACGGCAAGTTCTTCATCTGAACATGAGAACAATGATGAGCTGGAACAGATCACTATAGCACGGGCCTTGCTTAATTATCGGTTGAAGGAGAAAATGTCAATGGCGAATCCGTCAGGTCCAATACTGTTTCCAAAGAAGTTTCCAGCTCAGAACCCCAGACCTACGAGTCCACAGCCTCCATCTGCTATGACTTCAAAGATACTTCCCCTAATTTGTCAAAAGCAAGCTCCTCGTAGCAGATTCCAATCGAATGCATCGAATGCTACAAATGAAAGTCTTGTCCCATCCTCACATTCTTCTCCAGTGGAAAGCCGATGGACGCGTCCACAGAGATTCCCTGCTGCAGGAGCAGTTCCTTACGTTCCCATTCGACAGATGAGGACTCCTTGCCATAGGATGGCACCTCCAGTGACTATAAGGACATCAGTGCCTGTGTTCTCTGCACCACCCCTTCCGCCACCTCCTGGGTTACACCGCCAGACAATGTGTGTTCCACCCATACGAGTGGCTCCACCGGTTACTATGAGGCAAGCTGTGCCTGTATTTGCTGCTCCACCGGTGAGAAGAGATGATTCAAAAAAGGATGATCTTCCAACCAGTCGAAAAGAAGAGTCTCCAATCGTCCCTAAAGAAGCTGCTCCTGCTGTCATTGCTCCTGCTGTTACTGCTGCTGCTTCTCCTGCTGTTATTGCTCCTCCCCTTCCAAATAAATCAATAGCTCAAGTAGTGGAAAAAAGTGGAAGCACATCGGCAAACGATTTGCAGGAATCCAAGACAGTGCAAGGCTTGGAACAACTAAAAATTTGA
- the LOC101297993 gene encoding vacuolar fusion protein MON1 homolog A-like, translating to MTSESSSGDEASDPKPNPITKPPEGQLSALALSDTDGQENGVVYETPRGNEIKNEEEAALTNSAPPGPAEAEESSEGGGGGGSGGGIVWARTNSEVEVDGPESPSSSGYAGGRGSSSASSDGSGIDEIAEVRNHGVVDGVLEAQTPWVPGKRHVDEDDASISWRKRKKHFFILSNSGKPIYSRHGDEHKLAGFSATLQAIISFVENGEDRVKVVRAGKHQVVFLVKGPIYLVCISCTEEPYESLRMQLELIYGQLLVILTKSVNRCFEKNPKFDMTPLLGGTDIVFSSLIHSFSWNPATFLHAYTCLPLAYATRQAAGAILQDVADSGVLFAILMCRHKVISLVGAQKASLYPDDMLLLSNFVMASESFRTSESFSPICLPRYNPMAFLYAYVHYFDADTYLMLLTTSSEAFYHLKDCRIRIEMVLLKSSVLSEIQRSMLDGGMRVEELPLDPLPRSGSFSPHLGHHTLPTDSPDRFREPYDGVGGPAGLWHFVYRSIFLDQYVSSEFSAPISSPRQQKRLYRAYQKLYSSMHERGIGPHKTQFRRDENYVLLCWVTQDFELYAAFDPLADKALAIKTCNRVCQWVKDVENEIFLLGASPFSW from the exons ATGACCTCCGAGTCCAGCTCCGGCGACGAAGCCTCCGACCCGAAGCCCAACCCGATCACTAAGCCCCCGGAGGGCCAATTGTCCGCCCTCGCGTTATCCGACACCGACGGCCAGGAAAACGGCGTCGTATATGAAACGCCGCGCGGGAATGAGATCAAGAACGAAGAGGAGGCGGCCCTGACCAATTCGGCTCCGCCTGGTCCGGCCGAGGCGGAGGAATCGAGCGAGGGCGGAGGAGGAGGTGGTAGCGGTGGTGGTATTGTGTGGGCGAGGACCAATTCGGAGGTGGAGGTCGACGGGCCAGAGAGCCCTAGCAGCAGCGGATATGCTGGCGGCCGAGGGAGTAGTAGTGCCAGTAGTGATGGTTCAGGGATTGATGAGATTGCGGAAGTGAGGAATCATGGGGTTGTTGACGGTGTTTTGGAAGCGCAGACGCCGTGGGTCCCCGGAAAACGGCATGTTGATGAG GATGATGCTTCCATATCATGGAGAAAGAGGAAGAAGCACTTTTTCATACTAAGCAACTCTGGAAAACCAATATATTCTAG ACATGGAGATGAACATAAACTAGCAGGATTTTCAGCAACATTACAAGCCATAATTTCCTTTGTTGAGAATGG TGAGGATCGTGTCAAAGTGGTTAGGGCTGGGAAGCATCAG GTGGTTTTTCTTGTCAAGGGACCAATCTACCTAGTATGCATCAGCTGCACAGAAGAGCCTTATGAGTCTTTAAGAATGCAATTGGAACTTATTTACGGTCAG TTGCTGGTTATTCTTACGAAGTCAGTAAATAGATGTTTTGAGAAGAATCCAAAGTTTGATATGACACCTTTGCTGGGTGGAACGGATATTGTCTTCTCTTCCCTCATCCATTCTTTCAGCTG GAATCCTGCCACATTTCTTCACGCATACACTTGTCTTCCCCTTGCTTATGCGACAAGGCAAGCTGCTGGTGCAATATTGCAAGATGTTGCTGATTCTGGTGTTCTCTTTGCAATATTGATGTGCAGACACAAG GTTATCAGTCTTGTTGGTGCCCAGAAAGCGTCTCTTTACCCTGATGACATGCTGCTACTATCCAACTTTGTTATGGCATCAGAATCATTTAG GACGTCTGAATCTTTCTCACCAATTTGCTTGCCAAGATATAATCCCATGGCATTTTTGTATGCTTATGTCCATTATTTCGAT GCTGACACATACTTAATGTTGCTTACCACTAGTTCAGAAGCCTTCTATCATCTCAAAGATTGCAG AATTCGCATTGAAATGGTCCTTTTGAAGTCGAGTGTTCTCAGTGAAATTCAGAGATCCATGCTAGATGGTGGGATGCGTGTTGAGGAGTTGCCTCTTGATCCTTTACCTCGATCTGGATCTTTTTCTCCTCATTTGGGTCATCACACACTTCCAACAGATTCTCCAGACAGGTTCAGGGAACCGTATGATGGCGTAGGTGGTCCTGCTGGACTCTGGCATTTTGTATATCGTAGTATCTTTTTGGATCAGTACGTGTCTTCCGAGTTCTCAGCACCAATAAGTAGTCCTCGTCAGCAGAAAAG ATTGTATAGAGCTTATCAGAAGCTTTACTCTTCCATGCACGAAAGAGGAATTGGGCCTCACAAAACCCAGTTTAGAAGAGATGAAAATTATG TTCTACTCTGCTGGGTCACCCAGGATTTTGAGCTTTATGCAGCATTTGATCCACTTGCTGACAAG GCATTAGCAATAAAAACTTGCAACCGTGTTTGTCAGTGGGTAAAAGATGTGGAAAACGAGATTTTTTTGCTGGGTGCAAGCCCCTTTTCATGGTGA
- the LOC101299444 gene encoding uncharacterized protein LOC101299444 has translation MATSKSYYARPNYRYLPTDHHHQTLGGDSAFELDESDIYNFARSSSPEYRKPAMSSRGASKKSSSASSKRSDAGDLSGGTAASLPVGIPDWSKILRDEYRENRRSDDDDDVDEDEWSAGSVRVPPHEFLARQMARTRIASFSVHEGVGRTLKGRDLSRVRNAIWEKTGFED, from the coding sequence ATGGCGACAAGTAAAAGCTACTACGCCAGGCCCAACTACCGGTACCTGCCGACCGATCACCACCACCAGACACTCGGCGGCGACTCGGCATTCGAACTCGACGAGTCCGACATCTACAACTTCGCCCGGTCCAGCTCGCCGGAGTACCGCAAGCCGGCGATGAGCTCCCGCGGGGCGTCGAAGAAGTCGTCGTCGGCCTCGTCCAAGCGCTCCGACGCCGGTGACCTTAGTGGCGGGACGGCGGCGTCGCTGCCGGTGGGGATTCCGGACTGGTCCAAGATTCTGAGGGACGAGTACCGGGAAAACCGGAGGAGTGATGACGACGACGACGTGGACGAAGACGAGTGGTCCGCAGGGAGCGTGCGGGTCCCGCCGCACGAGTTTTTGGCGAGGCAGATGGCGAGGACGAGAATCGCGTCCTTCTCGGTGCACGAAGGCGTGGGGAGGACGCTGAAGGGGAGGGATCTGAGCCGGGTCCGTAATGCGATTTGGGAAAAAACCGGGTTCGAAGATTAA